Proteins encoded by one window of Salmo trutta chromosome 17, fSalTru1.1, whole genome shotgun sequence:
- the LOC115152237 gene encoding fibroblast growth factor 23 isoform X2 produces the protein MAHGPVTFEHEMCFFFPVVVLPIRRETSVGAPILDFKSKHFLCVDIEGKLFSSMMDSRRDCLFQHLQMENHVDLFYSSSNGLLLHLERAKIHVKRHDLLKRHLVYRKKRSQQVKAENPEAEPIMSDQDMQQDQERAGAVSKETITSCDDPLRVLHSNSPGSPIKTAVEKTAKE, from the exons ATGGCACATGGGCCAGTTACCTTTGAG catgaaatgtgttttttttttcccGTAGTTGTCCTCCCAATAAGAAGAGAAACAAGTGTCGGTGCGCCAATATTGGACTTTAAAAGTAAACACTTCTTATGTGTGGACATCGAGGGAAAGTTGTTCAGTTCT ATGATGGACAGCAGGAGAGACTGCCTTTTCCAGCACCTGCAGATGGAGAACCATGTTGACCTGTTCTATTCATCTAGCAACGGATTGTTGCTCCACCTGGAAAGGGCTAAGATCCATGTTAAAAGGCATGACTTGTTAAAGAGACACCTGGTTTACAGAAAGAAGAGGAGCCAACAGGTCAAAGCAGAGAACCCAGAAGCAGAGCCCATCATGTCTGATCAGGATATGCAGCAGGACCAAGAACGAGCTGGTGCTGTTTCCAAGGAGACCATCACTTCTTGTGACGACCCTTTGCGGGTGTTGCATTCCAATAGCCCAGGCAGTCCTATCAAAACGGCTGTGGAAAAGACAGCGAAAGAGTGA
- the LOC115152235 gene encoding fibroblast growth factor 6 has product MAIAQRFLISMSYEASTHWTLTAIVLLGFIVGIVSSYPIPSRTNATLLEKRWETLFSRSILGISGERSDLNWESDYLLGIKRVRRLYCNVGIGFHLQVLPDGRINGVHNENQYSLIEISTVERGVISLYGVRSELFVAMNSRGRLYGTTVFHDECKFRESMLPNNYNAYESSVYRGSYIALSKHGRLKRGKKATTAMTVTHFLPRI; this is encoded by the exons ATGGCCATTGCGCAAAGGTTCCTCATCAGTATGTCCTACGAGGCCAGCACGCACTGGACGTTGACTGCGATTGTTCTCTTGGGGTTCATAGTGGGGATTGTGTCATCATATCCTATTCCAAGCAGGACAAATGCAACGTTATTGGAGAAAAGATGGGAGACCCTCTTCTCCCGCTCCATTCTGGGCATCTCGGGGGAGAGATCGGACCTGAACTGGGAGAGTGACTATTTGCTAGGTATCAAAAGAGTCCGGAGGCTCTACTGCAACGTGGGTATTGGGTTTCACCTTCAGGTCCTCCCAGACGGCAGGATAAATGGTGTACATAATGAAAACCAGTACA GTCTAATAGAGATCTCAACGGTAGAGCGAGGAGTGATTAGCTTGTATGGGGTAAGGAGTGAGCTGTTTGTCGCAATGAATAGCCGAGGAAGGTTATACGGAACG ACAGTCTTCCATGATGAGTGCAAGTTCAGAGAGAGCATGCTGCCAAACAACTACAATGCCTATGAGTCTTCCGTTTACAGAGGCTCCTACATCGCTCTCAGCAAGCATGGCCGTCTGAAGAGAGGCAAAAAGGCCACCACTGCCATGACTGTTACACACTTCCTTCCCCGAATATGA
- the LOC115152237 gene encoding fibroblast growth factor 23 isoform X1: MHPAFFAIWLAALHQSMPVNCFPVHLDPSQPRKTIKVTGKRSASVDLGDYLLKVDLNGHVNKAISINSLVVLPIRRETSVGAPILDFKSKHFLCVDIEGKLFSSMMDSRRDCLFQHLQMENHVDLFYSSSNGLLLHLERAKIHVKRHDLLKRHLVYRKKRSQQVKAENPEAEPIMSDQDMQQDQERAGAVSKETITSCDDPLRVLHSNSPGSPIKTAVEKTAKE, translated from the exons ATGCACCCGGCTTTCTTCGCGATCTGGCTGGCCGCTCTACACCAATCAATGCCGGTAAATTGTTTCCCTGTGCACCTAGACCCATCGCAGCCGCGCAAAACAATTAAAGTAACAGGTAAACGCTCAGCATCTGTCGATTTAGGAGATTATTTATTGAAGGTGGATTTGAATGGACATGTAAATAAAGCCATCTCCATAAACTCTCTGG TTGTCCTCCCAATAAGAAGAGAAACAAGTGTCGGTGCGCCAATATTGGACTTTAAAAGTAAACACTTCTTATGTGTGGACATCGAGGGAAAGTTGTTCAGTTCT ATGATGGACAGCAGGAGAGACTGCCTTTTCCAGCACCTGCAGATGGAGAACCATGTTGACCTGTTCTATTCATCTAGCAACGGATTGTTGCTCCACCTGGAAAGGGCTAAGATCCATGTTAAAAGGCATGACTTGTTAAAGAGACACCTGGTTTACAGAAAGAAGAGGAGCCAACAGGTCAAAGCAGAGAACCCAGAAGCAGAGCCCATCATGTCTGATCAGGATATGCAGCAGGACCAAGAACGAGCTGGTGCTGTTTCCAAGGAGACCATCACTTCTTGTGACGACCCTTTGCGGGTGTTGCATTCCAATAGCCCAGGCAGTCCTATCAAAACGGCTGTGGAAAAGACAGCGAAAGAGTGA